The DNA segment AGAAGAGATATTGATATATGGTCTTGAACAAGGTTGTTTAATCAATGGTGAAAGTAGATCTTTCGACAATACAAATACTTTTGCAAACAAACAAGGCAAGCTGACAAGGAAATAACAAAAGCAATGATTCATCTACTCTTGTTTTTTCAGAGCAGAAGGGAAACTATGGAATGGATGTCCGAATGCAGCAATGTTCCCTGGACGTGAAAAAACTATCTGCAATGTTTCAGAAAGACATAAAGTTATTTAAATGAAGTCTATGTTGAGTGACACTGAGGGAAGAAGCATGCTTTTAGTTCTGAATAAGGtttgagtgtgtgtgtgtgtgttaccTGGTAGCTTCTAAGGGTAAGAGTTTTGAAACCAGCGGCAACATAGTCGAAATAATACTCCCATGTCCTTATGAATTTATCATCGAATCCAAGCTCCATGATTTGTCTACACAAATAATAGTTAATTGTCCTGGACGAATAATACTTGTTCCAATAGGGAAAACATGGGAAAGGTTTTCAAGAATTAACTTACTTTTGGTTCTCCAAGAATCTCTTCCTCCAACATCTCAGTGTATAGTAGTAATGAATCCCAATGTTCTCGACGTCTTCAATGCTGTGTGTTTTCAGGTGTTATATGGGTAGAGAAAGCAGAGAAAGTACCTTTGAAGCTAAAACATGATAAAGTACAGAATTTACCATAGCCTAGAGGAGGAGGACATGGCTGAAGTAACTCTGGCTAAAGAAGGAAGACAGCCACCTGGAAATATGTATTCCGTTATGAAACCTGAACTTAGTCTGGTCTCATCGTAAAGCTCTTCAGGTACAGCTGTGAACTGTTAAACATTAAAACGATCAAGGGTTGTGCAACCATGAGAGAGCCGTGATGGAGAAGCAAATGTTACCTGCATGACAAAAATGCCGTCTTTTGCAAGCGCAACTTCACAGCAGCCGAAAAACGCTTCATAGAACTCGTGGCCAACCGCTTCTATCATTTCGCTGAAACATCCGAAAACATGTTTCGTCATatcacaaatttattttaataacgaGGGACAAAAAGAAGTGTTTACCAAGCTATGATTCTGTCATGTTTCTGAGCATCAGACAGTTGGCGATAATCGCAAAGCTGAAATGTAATCCTATCCTGTCGTTTCAGAAGTAATATTGTTAATCATAAAGCTTGATTAATGTTTCTTGTATTAGATGGATTAGACAAAACCTCAAGTCTAGCTTCTTTCACTTTGGCTTCTGCATATTTAAGCTGTTCAATAGATAGAGTAATGCCAGTGTATTTGCATCCAGTTCTTCTGACAACTTCTATGGCCAAGGTTCCCCATCCGCATCCTAGCTCTAAAACCTCATGATTCTTTTCTATCCTTGCCTGAAATTTTCCCACCTTCGATTAGAAAATAACAAAGAAATATCGCAGTTCTTTGTTATTAAATCAAGAAAATGATCTTACCTTTTCAATCAAAAGAGTTATTTTTCTCATTTGTGCAGTTCTTAGATCCTCATTCACTGACTATAAACATGAAAATGGAGAACGGTTGACGTCAAATTCATAATCAAGTAAGACCGAAGCCTAAAAATAGAAAATCCTCTGATGTTTTTCAGTGGCCACCTTGAATACTGCAGAGGAGTAAGCCATGGTATCATCCATGAAAAGACTAAAAAGCTCGTTGCTCTGTGAATGAACAGAGAATGTGATTATAAACCCATAAGACCAAGGAATGTTTTATCAAGATTTCAAGAGCGATAGAGATTAAAGCCACTAACAAGGTCATAATGACGAGAAATGTTCCTTCGAGCTTGTGTTAGAGTGTTTTGCCTAGAGACATgcttaaaaaaatactttgcaGATGCTAAACCGGCAGTTAAAAACATTGGTGTCCACCATCCCCTgttaaaaccaaaaataaaaatgaaagcttATTCCTTATCTttgttaattttgaaaaatcaattcggtaaaacttttaaataaaaagttgaTTCCTAAagaaaaagtaattttttttgtggagAACATCATTTAGTTGGTAAGATGGGATTCCTGAAAGGAAAAATAATACTGGGTTTCTGAAGAGTATAAACAACAAATCCAAAAACTAATATTTGTTTCAATCGAGTTTTGCTTCTAAGTTTGTTTTGCTTTCTTCCAGTTTAGTTGCAGATGTTTCAACAATCTTTTGTGTAGAGAGACCAAGTCCTTTACCTTTTCTTAGCAAAGTTTGGTTTTCTTGAGCTCAAGTCTCTATTAGCAATGAGAATCTGCAAAAAGTTTTGTCTAGTAAGCAGATAAACATTGGAAATAACTCGAGTGATTGAAGAAGTAAACATATTATGtaccataatcagattcaacaTTCCCAACTCTTTATCCACGAAAGAAAAATCTCCACTGATATAAGCATCTGCCAGTCCTAAATCCGCTTGTGTCATCACCTGTGAAGCAGGTTCTTTAGCTATCGATAGGCTATATTCTATTTTCTCATtgtcttaaatatatatatataaatgaaccTTCCAGTAAAACTGAGGACTGTGAATCTTGAGGATAGATTTCAAAAGACAATTAGAATAATTTCCTCCGAACGTGAACATTGTTCCTCCGTCTTCTAGTATCCTGTTCAATTTAAATCGGTAACTATTAGTGTAACATATTGTGCAACATTATATTATCTAACTCCTGGAGATAAGGGTGAGCCTCACGTTAAACAACCAATCGATATGAACTGTCTCAAGAATCTAGTAACGAAAAGCCGTGCCCCTGACTCGGTTACGGAAAGGGCCATATGTTGCAGGTTTTTTAGAAGAGTAATTCCTTTCCCTAACAAACTTCGTGCAGCTTCCATACCGGCCTAAAGATAACAATGCTGTGAGTATTTAACATAAGCAATATGGAGTTGAGAGATGGTGATTTAACTATATAGGATTTGATCATTGTCTTTAGTACGTCTTCATGGAAATTCAGCTAAAATTTAGACAAGACAATTTATGTTCTTAATAAAACAACAAGAAGAAaccaagaaaacaaaactaattaCTTTAGAAGTAGAGAAAACATTTATGGAAACATTTTTGATAATGTCCTTagtaaaaatattcaaaaacatGGATATGATAAtactttttttagtttttattttattcttatcattttatattattagtttAACTATGATTTTATGGATCTAAATTTGATTCATTTCCGGGTATCTACTGATATGAAAACTCATTCGgtaaaaagaagagatgtaagtAATATAAGGAATTTATGaatgtttgaaaatatttatgaaaatcaGTTCGAAAATCTTATATGACAACTTTTATTTAGTTTCTACCATTTATATtacttaatattattattttaattcatgGATCCAAATCCAAATTTAGATTCGGGCAGTTTCTTATACGCTACAAAAGAAATGGATCGTGAAacctaattttaaaaatgttgttaaatacatatgttcaaaaaaaattgatgatatTCAGTTTGAAAACTGTAATATGACAactcttatttattttatatttttatattatttttaaaatttgatactgttattttaatttttgtacaGATCTGAACACGAAATATAAATGGTTACAgttttggaaaagaaaaaaaaagttaatagaAAAAAGAAATGTTGTAAGCAATTTTACCTTTATATTTGGGAATCTGGGACAAAATGGATTTAGATCTCGAAATAGTAAGGAAAGTTTGGTGGACCGAGTCTAGAGAGATACCATACCAAAAtacaaaatagaaagaaaagttTGGTGGACAAAATGGATTTAGATCTCGAAAAGAGATATGTTGTAAGCAATACTCCCTGTTCTGTATTTATATACCACACACATGTGTACTTTTCCTTCAAATCTTTCctgtaatatataattaaaattatttagaatAAAATGTCTCATCTAACGTTCTCCGATGCTTCACGCCTTCATGTGAAGGATCGTGATCGAAGAATATAATTCCGTCCAGACAAACTTAAACCAATTTCGTCCCTTTTATAAATATGATGGCCAATGAAAgtttaaccaatttttttttttttaaaaagaagaaaaaaagatggCTGACAAATGTGTTAAAGATCATGATTATCTAATAATCCACCACCTCATAAAACACTTGTCTTAGTTTTGATAAAGGTCACAACATCATCAGCAAGACACACGTCTCTTTCTCCTTATTAGTCTAAAAGATCAAAACATGTTTCCACACAAACTAAGATTGGCTTAGTTTTAATGGTTTATGGCGTTAACCAATAGTAAACCAGTTGGTATCAATTGATATTGAAAACTCGACCCAAACAAAGATCCAACTACAAATTGATTAAGTTTTAATTGGTGCATAAATTACACTTGATTAAATTTGAGTTAAGAGTATAACTCAAAAATGTTAGTTACCAATCATAAattagctttaattttttgaattacTGTTTAGAGTTAAAGTGTGTTATGTTTGAGTTATCCCTTTAGTAAAATTGATAATTCAATTGCTAactcaaaatcaaacaaaatctcatgtattagaaatttgagttagtatttttttttgcattttgttAATAACTTACTGTTAATTCTGTTTTTCTaatatctttaattttttaaatacacTATAACATGATTGATCACGTGGCTTGTCATTAGTTGGTAAATCAGTTTCAAAAAACTGTATAGTtattaattacataaaataaaataaaagccgACGAGCTATTTTCCCACAAGAAATATCGTATAACATCAAATGTCTCCCAAACTATGACCTTGTTTTATATATCTCTGAattaaaagttttaaacttattttcccacaaaataaaagttaaatatataaataacttaATTAGCTTTAATTATGGGGTTATCaacattcatgtttattaatgttTCTAGATAATTCTAGAAGTCTTCACGGGAAGTCTAATTGGTTTAAGTTTTTGTAAAACTTGTATTTTCAGCTTCAAGATATATTTTTCACTTTCAAAAGTATCaagtaacttcaagaatatcaagttatatggtttaatgtgtcttcttagatcataagatatacttttaacttttataaaatttgaaattttaattttcacttaaAATTTGAGTTTCCCGCTTAAATTTGAATTTTCCGCTTTAAATTTAAGTCTTACGAGAAGTCTAGAAGACTTCCCAAAATACTTCTAGTAAAACTGTTATATGTTTGAACTTATGTAATGTTTGATCTTTTGTGAATCCGACtaaattttcttgaaaaaaattCTTCCTTAGTTGTAGTAAATTTGActaattgtttttgttattgTGTTTTGCTACTGAAGTTGTATCAATAACTTTTGGCAATATAATACTGTAGACATGAACATATTtatcaaaatgttttattaatatctcttcaaatttacaaaataattcacAACTTAATGAGTACACCTACAAATCATAAAACATgccataaacaaaattattatagatCATTTCTCCTCAAAGACAAacttggactccacttgatatggtGGAAGATTCCTGGAAGTTTTCTAGTACATTAAATGTTATAAAACTTCCTAAGAAGTCTTCCAAGTCTgtctcagatctgaaaaacctacCTATCCATAAGCATTCAAATGactttaaaacatagaaaattttcaaaaataaggtAAGAGCTTAGAACAACCAAAAGAGTTCTCAAAAGGTAAGAGATTTAAGCAACAAGAGGTTACCAAATGGAAAAATATGATTAAGAGTTTTACCTTTAAaggagtggaagatgagaaccatgtaaTAAAAAACTTACAAAACAAGATGAattagtgagaaagacatgagacaaaaaaagataaattgatataaagtttggtgttttcaagttcTTAGAGATTATACAAAgattggagagttttagtttgagaaaaatataagaGCTTTAAGCAACCAAATGTTactaaataaagaaaaatcagacataaaaacttaccaaaacacACATATCTGTTATGAAAGAGAAGACATGGAAGAAAACTTTTTCTAGTGCATTAAATGTTAGAAGACTAGGGAAGTCTTCCAAGTCTTTTTcatatctgaaaaacctgcatatccaaaagcATTTAAATGGCTTCAAAACAttgaaaaactttaaaaataaggTAAAAGCTTAAAACCaccaaaagagttttcaaaaggtaagaccatctccaatggcttactctattttactctaaaatagagtaattctataatatagtttaagTTTTCTCCGAttgtactctattttagagtagaaaatagagtgatgaataaaaaaaaaacaatttgctctatatttggagtaaacctatttttcactctattatagatgaggaatagagtaccattggagtatttttactctaaactctattttagagtgaaaaatagagtggggttgtAGATGCCCTAAGAGCGTTAAGCAACAAGAGTTTACCAaatgaaaaatatgatttatagaTGTACATTTAAaggagtggaagatgagaaccatgtaatgaaaaacatgtaaaaacaaaataaatcagtCTGAAAGACCTgagataaaaatgataaataaatataaagtttggtgtttttaagttcaaagagattaaaGAGAGGTTGAAGTGTTTTAGAATGacaaacattacatttttgttgcaacCATTCGAGATgaagagagagaatgtgtaaatcttctttatatatggagacaaaaattctaataaagtaaaatatttttgatacatACTTTCTAGAAGACTTAGTTGAAAGTCTTCTAGACCCTACATTTACTATTCGCCCACATGTCTTTCGCGAAAGTCTTCTAATGCATTATTTGTTAGAAAACTTAAGTCACATAAAATCCTAAATTCAAAATAACTAACTAACTACAGTATAacttctttaaattaatactctataaattaatatacactaaaaatttctataaaataatataattttatagtcccaaattgagtttttggttcaattagtatatcgataaattaatatctctataaattaataaaaaaactatagTTTGGTATAGTCCcaactttattaatttatagaggttttactGTAGAAACAAATAACTcataaaacttaaaatcaattttaaaagtgtttaatatacacaaaactaaacacatataagtcaaaatttaatttttcaaaaaaaaaggttatgttttcaaaatctaactctaaaaatacatacaatactacaacatatgttaccaaacccttAACCAAAGAATACCATGACACACTACATTCACCCATCTATGTcaaatgtttataattacatcatttcaattttttctccatcaaaatatttcttataaaatttataaatatttttaagatctacTATATGAGAAGACTTACAAAATCTCAGAATACTTACAAAAcctcataaattaataaaaaaactatatttttggtgtagtcccaacattattaatttatagaggttttactGTACAAACAAATAATTcataaaacttaaaatcaactttaaaagtgtttaatatacataaaactaaacacatataagtca comes from the Brassica rapa cultivar Chiifu-401-42 chromosome A01, CAAS_Brap_v3.01, whole genome shotgun sequence genome and includes:
- the LOC103833648 gene encoding tuberculostearic acid methyltransferase UfaA1 — protein: MEAARSLLGKGITLLKNLQHMALSVTESGARLFVTRFLRQFISIGCLTILEDGGTMFTFGGNYSNCLLKSILKIHSPQFYWKVMTQADLGLADAYISGDFSFVDKELGMLNLIMILIANRDLSSRKPNFAKKRGWWTPMFLTAGLASAKYFFKHVSRQNTLTQARRNISRHYDLSNELFSLFMDDTMAYSSAVFKSVNEDLRTAQMRKITLLIEKARIEKNHEVLELGCGWGTLAIEVVRRTGCKYTGITLSIEQLKYAEAKVKEARLEDRITFQLCDYRQLSDAQKHDRIIACEMIEAVGHEFYEAFFGCCEVALAKDGIFVMQFTAVPEELYDETRLSSGFITEYIFPGGCLPSLARVTSAMSSSSRLCIEDVENIGIHYYYTLRCWRKRFLENQKQIMELGFDDKFIRTWEYYFDYVAAGFKTLTLRSYQIVFSRPGNIAAFGHPFHSFPSALKKQE